The following proteins are co-located in the Castanea sativa cultivar Marrone di Chiusa Pesio chromosome 8, ASM4071231v1 genome:
- the LOC142607777 gene encoding anthranilate synthase alpha subunit 2, chloroplastic-like, which yields MKSLAVTPLQHPSTLRLTPPFSVNFNRRTSSSVTLLGSNSRSFTLKCSNQRSPSLVENSEGFFEASKKGNLIPLYRCILSDHLTPVLAYRCLVKEDDREAPSFLFESVEPGVMGSNIGRYSMVGAQPAIEIVAKENMVTIMNHDEGKREEEIVDNPMVIPQRIMEGWRPQLIDELPEAFCGGWVGYFSYDTMRYAERKKLPFSSAPPDDRNLPDVHLGLYDDVIVFDHVAKKAYVIHWVRLDRYSSAEEAFNDGIQKLETLVSKVHDIVPPRLPAGSIKLHTHLFGPELKNSSMTIEEYKKAVLQAKEHILAGDIFQIVLSQRFERRTFADPFEVYRALRIVNPSPYMTYLQARGCIIVASSPEILTHVKKRKITNRPLAGTVRRGKTPKEDLMLEKELLNDEKQCAEHIMLVDLGRNDVGKVSKPGSVKVEKLMNVERYSHVMHISSTVTGELLDHLTSWDVLRAALPVGTVSGAPKVKAMELIDQLEVTRRGPYSGGFGGISFSGDMDIALALRTFVFPTNTRFDTMFSYKDVNKRREWVAHLQAGAGIVADSDPADEQRECENKAAALARAIDLAESSFVEK from the exons ATGAAATCCCTAGCCGTGACTCCCCTACAGCATCCGTCAACTCTACGATTAACGCCGCCATTCTCCGTCAACTTTAACCGGAGAACCTCAAGCTCCGTCACACTATTGGGCTCGAACTCGCGTTCCTTCACACTCAAATGCTCGAACCAGAGATCTCCTTCATTAG TTGAAAATTCGGAAGGGTTTTTTGAAGCTTCCAAGAAGGGGAATTTAATTCCTCTATACCGATGCATATTATCCGATCACCTAACTCCGGTGCTTGCGTACCGTTGTTTGGTAAAGGAAGATGATAGGGAAGCACCAAGCTTTCTGTTTGAGTCGGTTGAGCCTGGTGTGATGGGTTCCAATATC GGGCGGTATAGCATGGTTGGAGCTCAGCCGGCAATAGAAATTGTGGCAAAAGAGAATATGGTTACAATTATGAACCATGACGAAGGGAAAAGGGAAGAGGAGATTGTGGATAATCCAATGGTGATTCCTCAAAGAATCATGGAGGGATGGAGACCCCAACTTATTGACGAGCTCCCAGAAGCATTTTGTG GTGGATGGGTTGGTTATTTCTCATATGATACGATGCGCTATGCAGAGAGGAAAAAGCTGCCATTCTCTAGTGCCCCACCTGATGACAGGAACCTTCCTGATGTACATCTAGGTCTCTACGATGATGTTATTGTGTTTGATCATGTGGCAAAG AAAGCATATGTGATTCACTGGGTACGACTAGATAGATATTCTTCTGCTGAGGAGGCCTTCAATGATGGAATACAGAAATTGGAAACTTTGGTATCTAAAGTACATGATATAGTCCC CCCGAGGCTTCCTGCAGGATCAATCAAGTTACACACTCATCTCTTTGGTCCTGAATTGAAAAATTCTAGTATGACAATTGAGGAATACAAGAAGGCAGTTTTGCAGGCTAAAGAACATATTCTGGCTGGTGATATTTTCCAGATTGTATTGAGTCAACGTTTTGAACGAAGAACATTTGCTGACCCATTTGAAGTCTATAGAGCTCTAAGGATTGTTAATCCTAGTCCATACATGACTTACTTACAG GCTAGGGGGTGTATTATTGTTGCTTCAAGCCCAGAAATTCTTACCCATGTGAAGAAG AGAAAGATCACTAATCGACCCCTTGCTGGTACTGTCAGAAGAGGGAAAACACCCAAAGAAGATTTAATGCTGGAAAAAGAGCTTTTAAATGATGAAAAGCAATGTGCAGAGCACATTATGCTAGTTGACTTGGGGAGGAATGATGTTGGAAAG GTCTCTAAACCTGGTTCTGTAAAGGTTGAAAAGCTCATGAACGTTGAGCGGTATTCCCATGTTATGCACATCAGCTCCAct GTCACTGGAGAGTTACTTGACCATTTAACCAGTTGGGATGTTCTGCGTGCTGCATTACCTGTTGGGACTGTTAGTGGAGCACcaaag GTGAAAGCAATGGAGTTAATAGATCAGCTGGAAGTCACAAGGCGTGGCCCGTACAGTGGTGGATTTGGAGGCATTTCATTTTCTGGTGATATGGATATTGCCCTTGCTCTGAGAACCTTTGTGTTCCCAACTAATACACGTTTTGACACAATGTTCTCATACAAAGATGTGAACAAGCGCCGAGAATGGGTTGCTCATCTCCAGGCTGGGGCTGGAATTGTGGCTGACAGTGATCCTGCTGATGAGCAAAGAGAGTGTGAGAATAAAGCTGCTGCTCTAGCCCGTGCCATTGATCTTGCAGAGTCTTCATTTGTAGAGAAATGA